A single region of the Lycium barbarum isolate Lr01 chromosome 2, ASM1917538v2, whole genome shotgun sequence genome encodes:
- the LOC132629233 gene encoding uncharacterized protein LOC132629233, giving the protein MNGRRRRFIAATSSMGDFRIKFSRIVSQHQQLKFAFNQLDTHIRTGLQEAADVFESLANPLMKLVGLKTVEMAEEGKYTTVVIDYPTHFHANGCKRNENRAETMVRKEASEIEEEGYMNRAKTVGKELIQKQEMQLRQLIHLLRQVESQVNTSQTNILQTLSDHQTSIHSVFKKAVAYVSAIHQRGENNGTSLITIQLLKHIFRLVITTLSSVECGVDNLVDELATRMCRPMVDYVKGLKLEVTSGRCHRLLNIVEEMGGAMRTGRTELEEARKKARLAEHNRREALYKLKESEDLARKYQGFLPKAKNGSKEQFEQEKLAVKDQDHAKEDNLLWDLLKKKRKLGMGNGSSKPCGLPLSHLKELGPQTPCLGPSSSPTYSSNGHRLLPMIPLGTSPSVTYPQHRPQKKIKSGFHT; this is encoded by the exons ATGAATGGGCGAAGGCGACGATTCATCGCAGCAACTTCATCAATGGGCGATTTCCGTATTAAGTTCTCTCGAATCGTATCTCAGCACCAACAACTAAAATTCGCCTTCAATCAACTCGATACTCACATCCGTACTGGCTTACAAGAA GCTGCGGATGTGTTTGAATCGTTAGCGAATCCGTTGATGAAGCTTGTTGGATTGAAGACTGTTGAAATGGCTGAAGAAGGAAAATATACTACTGTTGTGATTGATTATCCTACTCATTTTCATGCCAAT GGCTGCAAGAGAAACGAGAATAGAGCTGAAACGATGGTGAGAAAGGAGGCTAGTGAAATTGAG GAAGAAGGCTATATGAATAGAGCCAAAACAGTTGGCAAAGAGCTAATTCAGAAACAAGAGATGCAGCTAAGGCAGTTGATCCATCTGCTTAGACAAGTTGAATCCCAAGTAAATACAAGCCAAACCAACATTCTTCAGACCCTTAGTGACCATCAAACTTCCATACATAGTGTTTTCAAGAAAGCTGTTGCATATGTTTCTGCCATTCACCAAAGAGGCGAAAATAATGGCACTTCTTTGATCACAATTCAACTTTTGAAACACATATTTCGTCTTGTTATTACTACACTGAGCTCGGTAGAGTGTGGAGTGGACAACCTAGTGGATGAGCTAGCTACAAGAATGTGTAGGCCAATGGTCGACTATGTCAAGGGTCTTAAGCTCGAAGTCACATCAGGAAGATGCCATCGCCTACTGAACATAGTGGAAGAGATGGGAGGAGCAATGAGAACAGGGAGGACAGAGTTGGAGGAAGCAAGGAAGAAGGCAAGACTAGCAGAACATAATAGACGTGAGGCGCTGTACAAGCTGAAGGAATCAGAAGATTTGGCAAGGAAATATCAGGGATTCCTCCCAAAAGCCAAGAATGGATCAAAGGAACAATTTGAGCAAGAGAAG CTTGCAGTGAAGGACCAGGATCATGCTAAAGAGGACAACCTACTGTGGGATCTactaaagaagaagagaaaattaGGCATGGGAAATGGCAGCAGTAAACCGTGTGGCCTTCCACTGAGCCATTTGAAAGAGCTAGGTCCACAAACCCCATGTTTGGGTCCCTCCTCTTCACCTACGTACAGTTCAAATGGGCATCGTTTGCTACCCATGATACCCCTGGGTACCTCGCCTTCAGTGACATATCCCCAACACAGACCTCAGAAGAAGATCAAATCCGGATTTCATACTTAA